The Parus major isolate Abel chromosome 4, Parus_major1.1, whole genome shotgun sequence genome has a window encoding:
- the AADAT gene encoding kynurenine/alpha-aminoadipate aminotransferase, mitochondrial isoform X1 yields the protein MNYSRFITTVSAARKASPIRLLTELMQKSPPSLISLAGGAPNPNVFPFKRATVDIGHGTPIEIGEDLMKRALQYSASAGIPELLSWLKDFQQNLHDPPTANYSPEEGQMEVCVTTGSQEGLCKVFEMLINPGDNILLDAPTYSGTLAALRPLGCNIINIPSDQHGIIPKALKEILSAWSPEDVKNCNNHVPKFLYTIPNGCNPTGNSLTPERKKEIYQLARKYDFLIIEDDPYYFLQFEKPWAPTFLSMDVDGRVIRTDSFSKILSSGLRIGFLTGPKPLIDRVVLHIQVSTMHTSTFTQIMISQLLQQWGQKGFLEHIDRVVDFYRIQRDAMLTAADKWLKDLAEWYPPAAGMFLWIKIKGISDTQQLIMEKALKKEVLLVPGGAFNIDSSEPSSYVRASFSLPSPAQMDLAFKRLADLIKESL from the exons ATGAATTACTCTAGGTTCATCACCACTGTGAGTGCAGCAAGAAAAGCATCTCCAATAAGACTGCTGA CTGAATTGATGCAGAAATCGCCTCCATCTCTCATCTCTCTGGCTGGAGGGGCACCAAATCCTAACGTTTTTCCATTTAAGAGGGCAACTGTTGACATTGGACATGGAACTCCTATTGAAATTGGGGAAGATCTGATGAAGAGGGCCCTCCAGTACTCAGCCTCAGCAGG gattccagagctgctgtcttgGCTAAAAGATTTCCAGCAGAACTTGCATGATCCCCCCACAGCCAACTACAGTCCTGAGGAAGGACAGATGGAAGTGTGTGTCACAACAGGGAGCCAGGAAGGCTTGTGTAAA GTGTTTGAAATGCTCATTAATCCTGGAGACAACATCCTTTTGGATGCACCCACATACTCTGGGACACTAGCAGCT CTGAGACCCTTGGGTtgtaatataattaatattccTAGTGACCAACATGGCATTATTccaaaagctttaaaagaaattctgtctGCTTGGAGCCCAGAGGATGTAAAAAATTGTAACAATCATGTCCCCAAATTCCTGTACACTATTCCAAATGGATGCAACCCAACTGGCAACTCACTGACTCCAGAGCGCAAAAAGGAGATTTACCAG CTTGcaagaaaatatgattttctcATAATAGAAGATGATCCCTACTACTTTCTTCAATTTGAAAAG CCGTGGGCTCCAACTTTCCTCTCAATGGATGTGGATGGCCGAGTTATCAGGACTGACTCTTTCTCTAAAATTCTCTCATCTGG TTTAAGAATAGGCTTTCTGACGGGTCCCAAGCCTCTCATCGACAGAGTTGTTCTACACATTCAGGTGTCAACAATGCACACCAGCACTTTCACACAG attATGATATCACAGCTGCTTCAGCAGTGGGGACAGAAGGGTTTCTTGGAGCATATAGACAG AGTAGTGGACTTCTACAGGATCCAGCGGGATGCAAtgctcactgctgctgacaAGTGGTTAAAAG atTTGGCAGAATGGtaccctcctgctgctggcatgtTCTTATGGATCAAAATTAAGGGTATTTCTGATACACAGCAGCTGATAATGGAAAAGGctttaaagaaagaa gtATTACTGGTTCCTGGAGGAGCATTCAATATTGATAGTTCAGAGCCTAGTTCTTATGTCAGAGCctccttctctctgccttctcctgcccAAATGGATCTg GCCTTCAAGAGACTGGCTGACCTTATAAAAGAATCTTTGTGA
- the AADAT gene encoding kynurenine/alpha-aminoadipate aminotransferase, mitochondrial isoform X2 — MQKSPPSLISLAGGAPNPNVFPFKRATVDIGHGTPIEIGEDLMKRALQYSASAGIPELLSWLKDFQQNLHDPPTANYSPEEGQMEVCVTTGSQEGLCKVFEMLINPGDNILLDAPTYSGTLAALRPLGCNIINIPSDQHGIIPKALKEILSAWSPEDVKNCNNHVPKFLYTIPNGCNPTGNSLTPERKKEIYQLARKYDFLIIEDDPYYFLQFEKPWAPTFLSMDVDGRVIRTDSFSKILSSGLRIGFLTGPKPLIDRVVLHIQVSTMHTSTFTQIMISQLLQQWGQKGFLEHIDRVVDFYRIQRDAMLTAADKWLKDLAEWYPPAAGMFLWIKIKGISDTQQLIMEKALKKEVLLVPGGAFNIDSSEPSSYVRASFSLPSPAQMDLAFKRLADLIKESL, encoded by the exons ATGCAGAAATCGCCTCCATCTCTCATCTCTCTGGCTGGAGGGGCACCAAATCCTAACGTTTTTCCATTTAAGAGGGCAACTGTTGACATTGGACATGGAACTCCTATTGAAATTGGGGAAGATCTGATGAAGAGGGCCCTCCAGTACTCAGCCTCAGCAGG gattccagagctgctgtcttgGCTAAAAGATTTCCAGCAGAACTTGCATGATCCCCCCACAGCCAACTACAGTCCTGAGGAAGGACAGATGGAAGTGTGTGTCACAACAGGGAGCCAGGAAGGCTTGTGTAAA GTGTTTGAAATGCTCATTAATCCTGGAGACAACATCCTTTTGGATGCACCCACATACTCTGGGACACTAGCAGCT CTGAGACCCTTGGGTtgtaatataattaatattccTAGTGACCAACATGGCATTATTccaaaagctttaaaagaaattctgtctGCTTGGAGCCCAGAGGATGTAAAAAATTGTAACAATCATGTCCCCAAATTCCTGTACACTATTCCAAATGGATGCAACCCAACTGGCAACTCACTGACTCCAGAGCGCAAAAAGGAGATTTACCAG CTTGcaagaaaatatgattttctcATAATAGAAGATGATCCCTACTACTTTCTTCAATTTGAAAAG CCGTGGGCTCCAACTTTCCTCTCAATGGATGTGGATGGCCGAGTTATCAGGACTGACTCTTTCTCTAAAATTCTCTCATCTGG TTTAAGAATAGGCTTTCTGACGGGTCCCAAGCCTCTCATCGACAGAGTTGTTCTACACATTCAGGTGTCAACAATGCACACCAGCACTTTCACACAG attATGATATCACAGCTGCTTCAGCAGTGGGGACAGAAGGGTTTCTTGGAGCATATAGACAG AGTAGTGGACTTCTACAGGATCCAGCGGGATGCAAtgctcactgctgctgacaAGTGGTTAAAAG atTTGGCAGAATGGtaccctcctgctgctggcatgtTCTTATGGATCAAAATTAAGGGTATTTCTGATACACAGCAGCTGATAATGGAAAAGGctttaaagaaagaa gtATTACTGGTTCCTGGAGGAGCATTCAATATTGATAGTTCAGAGCCTAGTTCTTATGTCAGAGCctccttctctctgccttctcctgcccAAATGGATCTg GCCTTCAAGAGACTGGCTGACCTTATAAAAGAATCTTTGTGA